Genomic segment of Malus domestica chromosome 15, GDT2T_hap1:
GTAGAAGTTGACAAGAAAGAGCAGTTGATAGTTCGGTCCATTGCATCTCATGACACTGACTTTTCTGTAGACTTATTGGTTTTGGTTCAAATACTTGATATCAATTATGTTAAAATTCCTAAACTTGTATTTCTCTTGCTGCCGAGAAAAGGTTGCTGCCAAACTTACCGTTAAGAAAAGAAATACCATGTCAGGATAATCTGATTCGAGTTGTGGGCTGTTATCTATTGTGTTGAGGCACTGGTCCGTTCAAGTTTGCAGTTTAGCAAAGTATACTTTCTATGTTTCACAGCAAATCCTAGCTAAGTTAAAGAGGCGATTATATCAGGCATACAAACCCAAGAAATGAAATTTAACACACATGTACATATACACGCGCACGGAGAGAGGGGTGTTTATTATTTACAGTTAAATTTTAAGCCAAAATACATACACACAATATTGCAATTTTCTACATTTTGTTACATTCTGATATTATTGTTCTTTCTCTTCATTATTGACTGatgttaatttttataattcttgccaagcaattaaaataattaataaccTCTGTATTGTAGGTTACATGGGACGAACCTGAAGCTCTGCACAATGCTAAGAGGGTGAGCCCGTGGCAAGTCGAATTTGTTGGATCAACACCTTCAATTCATACAACGTTTTGCCCCACAAAGAGATTCAGAGCTCCTCTGAGTCATGGGCTGTTGATCAATGCAGAGGAAGAATTCTTCTTTCCTATGACAGGAGCAGCTAATTTAGCAATGGGGCCATTTAGTGCATCCTTGTTGAACTACAATTTTCCCGCGGGCATGCAGGGAGCCAGGCAAGATACATTCTCTGTATCTAATCTATCCCACTTGTTAAGTGAAAACAGTCCTCAGGCGTGCACTTACAATTCCTTTGGCAACAATGAGGTGCCAAAGCTGAAGAGGGTGTGTACTGAGTTGAACATTGGTAGTTCACAGTCTGACGAATTGTCACCAGATAGCCAGAGTAGTGTGGCATCCTTTGGGATGGAACTTGATGGAAACCGGTTGCAGACAAAGGTTGGCACAAGTTCCTTTCAGCTGTTTGGTAAGATTATTCATACAAACCAGTCTGTTGAAGGTGGTTCTGATGATGTTGGTTGCACCGAGGACAGTGGCAACAAAGAGTACAATGTAGCAGAAGGAGGGCACAACCATCTGGATCTTAATTTTACCGAACTTCTTGATAGGATTGATATTAAATGTCAAAAAACCTCAGCTGTTGATTCTTGTACTTTGTGAACTGTGCTGGTGGCTGCTGTGCCATAAATTGCTGTGCAGGTAAAATCTCTTCTCACTAAATCACATTGAAATGTCTAATCTACACGTACGTTATGATTGGATTTGGATCTGGCATGCTTCATgagttttgaatctttattccttTTATTGGacttgcatgcataaatcctGTTTTGCCACTcccttcaacaaaaatattatcCAACTGAAGTGATTTGAACATCTTGTTAATTGGGGATTTCAAGAAATAGCTTGCCTGAAGTTATTACTAAGTAAAATCGAAAAAGATCAAATACTGTGGGGACTATAGTTATGATTTCTTGAAAACCAATGGTTTCTACTTTCTAGTGGTTTTGGTGTGTGCAACCTGAATTTCTTTACAACCGAGCTTTGCCTAATGCTCGTTCTGCTGCATCTGTTTGCAGGCGCTCAAGGCCGGCGGGAAGCTGACTACTAGTCTGACTGTTGAAGTAGTTAAGTGTGTGGTGTGGGGGGTTTGTTTAGTTTGTGGTGTTGGACGTTTAAAACGTTCTGTGGGACTTGGTTTTCCATGTTCCAAGCAGATCGATGTTAATGCTTGATTGTGACCTTTTATTGCTTCAGAAATTGGTGTCCATTGTTTCTTTGATgggttaattttatttattattgttatGACTTCTAAAATACATTGCAATTGTTGCGTCGTGTCTGATTGAAGTTGCTCTCCGTTCAATATTGTCATGGTCATGGATAAGAATTGAGCTGGAGTCATCATATCAATGATTCAATGTGACTTTATGACCAATTGTTTGTTCAAATTACAATTTGACCTAACCTGTCCCATTAACTGCAATAACTGTCGGACACAGTACGAATTGCCATTAAGCATGGTATTTTCCTTTTTAGTTATCTCTGTTAGGTTGGGatcagcctctccataaatgggggtaaggctagccgacattcacctcttccagaccctgcgtaaagcgggagccttgtgcactgggtacgaccttttttttagtTATCTCTGTTAGGGATGTCTTCGGATtcattcggtttggttttttaccAAAATCGAaatggttcggttcggttcaatttttttttttttggagttttttttttctggtttgATTTTGTTCGGTtatgttttgggtttttattaattttataaaatttgtcTTCTTTTAATATGGAATTTAGAAAAGAGGTTTGCATTGgtagactaataataagaaaatagaaaaagtgGGAAGGTAGTTGTACAAATACAAGATCATATAAACTAATCTTATTCTATCAACAACCTgaattgcaaagaaaaagaTCACCGTACCCTTTAAAAAAGTAAACAAATAGAGAAGATTTTTCAAGttccaaaaccttccaaaactttcttctataaccAATGGAATATGCTCCCTAATTGAACCAAGCATGCTCCTTGAAAAAGCCATATGCTCAGTTTCAAACTTGGCAACAAAGCTTCACAAAAGAAACACTACAGGCATACATCCATAAAGTGTAAAGGATTCAGTTTGGTTAGGTTCATTTTGGTTTCCTAACCTTCAAAATCGAAACCTAACCAATAAAGTTtgattcggtttggtttttcctttttcggttttcgatgttcggtcctttttttttcttcggtttttggttttttgaactCACCCTTAATCTCTGTTGTCCTGGTGATTATGAGTTTAAACCCTTTCTCTTCCTCTAGTGTAAATTAAAATAGTAATAtagtttgtattaaaaaaatcttGTTCTATGGTATAATAATATTCCTCTTCACCTCTAAGTGAGAAGTATCATATTTAATTTCCACTAATGATGTTGGTGTCAAATTTAACTCACATAAATAATGAtaatgtatatatttattttgagTTCGATATTTAATTAAGGACTGACATACTCATCCCCTAATCTTAGAGTAAAAGTTGttcatttgaagaaaaaaaaaagacatggtATAGTCCTGGGTGTCTCAAGATCGTTTTCGGGGTGATAGAATCGCCTAGAATGGTAGTGGGTCCTTTGAGCCCAAAAGATAAAAACTGATGGATCCTGAAGCCCATCTCATCCAGCTCTCCGCAAAACCAAAAGAAACCAAAACTACAAATTTCAGACCTGCCATTTGCCACATACCATCGTCGTCTCTTTGCCTCGAGAACTTGAACCTGCCTCGGCTGCCCTGCGGCGGCTTAAAGGCCTCGAACGGTCGGTCACCGCATCTCTACTTCACCAACTATCTGTCTGAATTTTAATGGCGAATTCGTTGTTTCTTCCAAATCACACCTTGGTAGCTCCGCCTCCTCGTAGCCTCTCCGCTTCTGTCTCCTCGAAACCCAACAAACCCCAACCACCTCTTCTTCCTTGTCCTCCTTctcttcgtcttctagggtttAGCAGCTTCTCTCTAACCACCACCTCTTCCTCCTCCGTTATTAATCACAGCAGTGGCGGCAGTAGGAGGCGTGTCTCTTCCATCAAATCTCGTCTCACCCCTCAAGCCTCGGTTACCCCAGTAAGAAGGCTTTCTTCATTCTCTTATTCCTAATTTCGCTTTctctataatttttaatttccttcTGTTTATTTGCGTTATTCATCTCTTAATTAGTGGAAATTGGCTAAATTGTTATCTGTTATAAGTTGAATTCTCGATTTGGTGGCATTTGAGATTACTTGGCATTATCGCAACATCGTTTTGGAATGTTTTGCTTCAAACTGGAGCAGCAATTCAGCATTTCGCTTTTCGTAGATTCTGATATACACATTTTAATGGACTCAGACACTCGTGATGAATCCCTACTTctcttagggtttagggtttcgaAATCTTCCATGTTTATATTTACATGATTCGCTCATTTTGTATTAATCAACACTCTTCAAACTTTTAACTATTTGTACTTCTTTTGTCTTGCTTTGATCCTTTGTTTGTAACTTTATATggttgtgttatttgtttttcgtttataatttaTATTCTTGCTTACTTATCTTTATATTTTTATGGTTAGTTGAATTCCAGAAAGGAAAATAGTAAGGGCAATGCAGGACCTTCTGAAAGCGGAGCAGATCAAGAGCATTTTCCCCCTTTGAAAACCCTCCTTCAAATTTACAAGGAGGCTGTTTTTAACGGAGATGGAAAAACTGTTTCCGAAGTAGAAGCTATTATAGAAGtaatagaaaatgagaagaatgaatTAGTCAAGAAAGTATCTTCTGCATCAGCAGAGATAACATCTGGGAAGGAGAAACTTATCCGCTTGCAAGCAGATTTTGATAATTGTAGAAAAAGATTTGAGAAGGAGAGGCTTACTGTAAGGACCGACGCCCAAGGAGAAGTGATTGAGAGTCTTTTGCCCATGGTTGACAATTTTGAGAGAGCCAAACAGTACCTTAAACCCGAGACTGAAAGGGAAGAAAAGATTGATGCAAGTTACCAAGGTATTTACAAGCAATTCGTTGAGATTATGAGGGGCTTGAGTGTAGCTGTCGTTCCAACTGTGGGAAAGCCTTTTGATCCTTCAGTAAGtgaaagcttttgagaattactTAGTTCAATTTATactacaaaaattaaattatgccTGTTTTTTGGTGAACTTAATTTATGCCTGTTTGCTTATTTTTTCTGGTCAACCATATTTAAAGTTAAGTGATCTTAGAATTCAATCTTGACTATGTGTACCGTTTGAAGGATTTAATATGATATCTTTTCTTGGGTCCAAATGATGGAAAAAAAATACTCCATGTTTAGAAAATTGGAACGGTGTTTAAGGTAGGATGTTGATAAGGGAATGATATGGAAAAGAACGGATGAAAACTTTTTCCCTATGCAAATTTTGTAAGATTATTTTTGGTTAAGTCCCTTGCATTTCTATACTGTCTCCCTTCTACCAATTGAAGGAAAAGCTATCTTTCTTTGTACTTTTCCTACCTTCTCCCTTCCAAACATGCTTCCCGTAGattattgtttgttttgcttAGGGGTGAGACATTCTTATGATGGAATTATTGTGTATATGGGCTCAGTATAAATCTTGACCTGTGCATTCAAATTTCTTTACCTGGAAAAGATTGGGACAACCTTAATGTGCACTAAGGCCCCAGTACATGCTCTAAGATTTTTGCAGTTTCCGATATCCGAACCTCCACTGTTGCTCAAGGGGCTTATCTACAGTCAAATTTTCAGGACCTCGAGTGAAAATTACTCGTTTGTGTGTCTACTGTTTACATCCGCCTGGTTAGGAGATTGTCCTACTCCTTCCAAACAGCATTTTATTGAATTCACTAAAAGCTATATGTTATTGATGTTAAGGTTTATGCAGAGTGATTAATTTCCCACTTCGCATACCATTCTTATGTGTTTTGCTTCTTATTGATTTAGGAATTTCCCACTTTGCATACCATTCTTATGTGTTTTGCTTCTTATTGATTTAGGCTCCGATGGGTCAAAATTTTCTTTGGTATGTGTAGAAGATATAATATTTTTCTGACTCTTGTACCTCAGTGATGAGTGGTGAAAATCTTTTACTCCCTGCCACCAATTGATCTGTACCTTGATAAACTTTCCGATGCCAAATCTAAGTTTTCAACTTTCTATTACAGCTGCATGAAGCTATTGCACGGGAAGAGTCTCAAGAGTTCACGGAAGGGATTATAATTCAAGAAATCCGCCGTGGGTTTTTACTCGGAGGTCGGCTTCTGAGACCAGCAATGGTTAAAGTCTCATCAGGGCCTGGCAGTAAGAAATCCCCTGTGGCCACTGAGAAAACAACTGCAGGAGTGGAGAAATGATAAGGTTTCTCATGGAAGCTGAATTAGAAGTTGGATACATCTGCTTTCATCGGCCAATCTGGAGTTTCTTGTCAACGGCTA
This window contains:
- the LOC103401926 gene encoding uncharacterized protein, which gives rise to MANSLFLPNHTLVAPPPRSLSASVSSKPNKPQPPLLPCPPSLRLLGFSSFSLTTTSSSSVINHSSGGSRRRVSSIKSRLTPQASVTPLNSRKENSKGNAGPSESGADQEHFPPLKTLLQIYKEAVFNGDGKTVSEVEAIIEVIENEKNELVKKVSSASAEITSGKEKLIRLQADFDNCRKRFEKERLTVRTDAQGEVIESLLPMVDNFERAKQYLKPETEREEKIDASYQGIYKQFVEIMRGLSVAVVPTVGKPFDPSLHEAIAREESQEFTEGIIIQEIRRGFLLGGRLLRPAMVKVSSGPGSKKSPVATEKTTAGVEK